Sequence from the Sphingobium indicum B90A genome:
GGGCATCTTCACGCCCTGAAGTCACGCATTGGAATACACATCGTCCCAGGACCAGAACGACCGGCGTCAAAGGAAACGCGGCATGACCGCCAGATTGGCAAGCCATGCCGCGCGGCCGGCCTATGGTTTCCGGCCTGGTGGGCCTCGTGCGGGGTCGCCGCCATTCCCACCCCCGCGATTGATCCGCCCCACGGTGCGGCGTCTCCCGCGGTCCCCGCGCTTGTCGGGTCCGGGTCCCCGTCTATCCTCATGCCGCCTCAGGCACCCCAGCGATCGTTTCGATTTCCGCGATCCTCTGGAATTCGGTCAGATATTCCTGTCGGTTATATGACAGCCAGCGCACGACGTTCGCATTGCCAAGCAGTTTCGACACATATCCCCGCACCAAGGTCAGATGAAGGTTATCGATCCCGTAATTTTCCTCGACAGATTTTATCCGGGTCTGAAGAATGACAAGCTCACGCTCCATGCGTGCGAGTTGCTGGCTGTTCGGTGGTTCCGTGGACTTTACTGCCTTTCCGGGCGGCTTCGCCAGTTGTTCCTTGGGGGTGGCGGCCAGCAGCACACGAGCGAAGACAGCCGTAAAATTGTTCTGCCCGATCATAAGATCGGCTACTTCGGCCTGCCGCACGGCTGACATGCGGCGGAGCACATCGAAGACCACAATGGGGCAGTTCTTGTCCTTGAGCATTTCTGCAGCATCGGAACCGATGCCATCCAGCAACCGCGAACGCTTTCTGATCGTCTGGACCTCAAGGCCCAGGGCATCGGCAATCTGTTCGGGCGAAACGCCCCGATCGATTGCCCGGACGATCATCCGGTGCTCCTGGACTGGAGGCAGACGGTTGACCCGCTTGTTGTATGTATATGTATCTTCATCCGTGGCGACGAGACACTCGACACTCGTGATGCCAAGCTGTTTCAGCACCTCGATGCGCAAGTGGCCATCGAGCAGATAATATTTTCCGTCTCCGCTAGGTGCAGGCAATACCACTGGCGGTTCAACCAGACCGATGGCCTTTATGGAACTCACTATCTGGGCATATTTCCTGCTCTCTGAGATTCCATCACGCAAAACCTTGAGAGGCACTATCGCATCGACTGGCACCGAAACATATTCTCTCAGGAAGGCTGCACGCACCGACCCGTCAGCCGTATGATCGGAGCAAGGTGCATCAACAGGTCCGTCAGGTTTAGACATTGCCACTCATCCTGAGTTCGAGCGCCCGCGGCATTCTTTCAAGCCCCTCAGCCCGCAGCAGCGTCGTGAAGCTTTCCTCGGAAAGCAGATCTTTCATAGCCTCCACGATGAACAGAAGGCGGGTTTGCGTGAAATCCGATTTCTTCACGAGAAGACGCTGCTTCTCGGCCTCTCGCTGGTAGATCTCCATGAGATCGCTGGGAGTCAGCTTCCGCTTCCCGCCTCGCCGGCCAAGGCGAGCCGACTGCAGACCCTTGTGCCCGCTGCGCAAGCGCATATCCAGTAGTCGCCGAACCGCGGCCAGTTTCTTGCCCCGAAGCTTGCCGCTGTCATAGGCATCCAGGAGGAGATCCTGCGCTTCCGCTGTTCCGGCACGTGATATTTCGACAGCGAGGGTGATGGGCAGGAGGCCGGTCTCGACGGCCGAAAGCAACCTCTCCTCACCGCGATCCAGGAGCGCCAGGACCAGACTGACCCATGAAACGCTGACACCGATCCTTTCGGCGATAGCCACTTCCGTGTGGCCGCGATCACGGAGTGCGCCGATTTCCTTCATGAGGTCGATCGGTCTCTGTACGCGCCGCGCGATATTCTCGACGAGGCTCATGACAAGGCATTCGCTCTCGGGCGCATCGATCACCACGGCAGGAATCTCGGTCTGTCCAAGCATCTGGAAAGCCTCAAGCCGACCTTCTCCGCAAACAAGATCGTAACGCGGCCCATCGGCATCATCGCGCCGACTGACCTTTATTGGCCGTTTCAAGCCAATCGCTTCGATATTGCTGGCAATTTCCCTGTGCTGGCGCTTGTTGCGCGCCCGCGGATTGAGAACCGTTATCCGCGAGATCGGGATCATTTCGATCACCTGAGGGCCGAACATATCCATCAAGCAGCCTCTGCGATACGGGCGGGTGCGGCGATCTCGTAGAAATAGTCGAGATCGTCGAATCGATAAGCATCCAGGGAAAGGCCGTTCTCTTCTGCGAGTTTGAGGCGCTCGGATACGATGTCCAGACGGGGAAACAGATAATAGTCCAGTGGAAGACGATTGGTCTGATTCATTCGGACAACCACGGTAATGTCAGGTGCCAGCGAGGTGTCAAACCGCAGCTTCCATCGCAGCAGGC
This genomic interval carries:
- a CDS encoding plasmid partitioning protein RepB C-terminal domain-containing protein, whose amino-acid sequence is MSKPDGPVDAPCSDHTADGSVRAAFLREYVSVPVDAIVPLKVLRDGISESRKYAQIVSSIKAIGLVEPPVVLPAPSGDGKYYLLDGHLRIEVLKQLGITSVECLVATDEDTYTYNKRVNRLPPVQEHRMIVRAIDRGVSPEQIADALGLEVQTIRKRSRLLDGIGSDAAEMLKDKNCPIVVFDVLRRMSAVRQAEVADLMIGQNNFTAVFARVLLAATPKEQLAKPPGKAVKSTEPPNSQQLARMERELVILQTRIKSVEENYGIDNLHLTLVRGYVSKLLGNANVVRWLSYNRQEYLTEFQRIAEIETIAGVPEAA
- a CDS encoding plasmid partitioning protein RepB C-terminal domain-containing protein, whose product is MDMFGPQVIEMIPISRITVLNPRARNKRQHREIASNIEAIGLKRPIKVSRRDDADGPRYDLVCGEGRLEAFQMLGQTEIPAVVIDAPESECLVMSLVENIARRVQRPIDLMKEIGALRDRGHTEVAIAERIGVSVSWVSLVLALLDRGEERLLSAVETGLLPITLAVEISRAGTAEAQDLLLDAYDSGKLRGKKLAAVRRLLDMRLRSGHKGLQSARLGRRGGKRKLTPSDLMEIYQREAEKQRLLVKKSDFTQTRLLFIVEAMKDLLSEESFTTLLRAEGLERMPRALELRMSGNV